Proteins co-encoded in one Cricetulus griseus strain 17A/GY chromosome 1 unlocalized genomic scaffold, alternate assembly CriGri-PICRH-1.0 chr1_1, whole genome shotgun sequence genomic window:
- the LOC113830832 gene encoding collagen alpha-1(I) chain-like, translated as MRRGPGAPRPVGLCTRPSPRGRLPRSVRARMRLSPLGSPEPRRAARSCATESQAPEETPLLRAGVCSFCSRRGKRGCPGVPSPPHAGREAGPGGGCGRPQRFGRLWAPWDAALSSCGSHRPDEGLGLLKSKELN; from the coding sequence ATGCGTCGTGGACCCGGGGCTCCGCGGCCGGTCGGGCTCTGCACTCGCCCCTCCCCTCGCGGCCGTCTTCCCCGGAGCGTCCGGGCGCGCATGCGACTTTCCCCGTTAGGCAGCCCCGAGCCGCGCCGCGCCGCGCGGAGCTGCGCCACGGAATCCCAGGCGCCCGAGGAAACTCCACTCCTGCGGGCCGGCGTGTGCTCGTTCTGCAGCCGCAGAGGGAAGCGGGGATGCCCCGGggtcccctcccccccccacgcAGGCCGGGAGGCGGGGCCTGGCGGAGGGTGCGGCCGCCCGCAGAGGTTTGGGAGGCTCTGGGCTCCCTGGGATGCAGCGCTCTCTTCCTGTGGGAGCCACCGGCCCGACGAGGGCCTCGGTCTCTTGAAAAGCAAAGAGCTTAACTGA
- the LOC103163084 gene encoding LOW QUALITY PROTEIN: sugar phosphate exchanger 3-like (The sequence of the model RefSeq protein was modified relative to this genomic sequence to represent the inferred CDS: inserted 1 base in 1 codon) codes for MQSTGWPCVVPVMGNWFGKAGRGVVFGLWSACASMGNILGACLASSVLQYGYEYAFPVTTSVQFAGGIVIFFGLLVSPEEIGLLSIEAEENSEEDSHRPLIHGAENEEXEPNYSIQEDGAVTQVKAISFHQACCLPGVIPYSLAYACLKLVNYSFFFWLPFYLSNSFGWKEAEANKLSIWYDVGGIVGGTLQGFISNELQKRAPVLALSLFLAVGSLVGYSRSPNNKSINALLMTITGIFIGGLSNMINLAHSADLGRQELIQGSSEALATVTGIVDGTGSIGAAVGQYLVSLIQNNLGWMWVFYFFILMTSCTILFISPLIMKEVFSLVQRRRAHILSE; via the exons ATGCAGTCCACGGGCTGGCCCTGCGTGGTGCCTGTGATGGGCAACTGGTTTGGGAAAGCTGGCCGGGGAGTTGTCTTTGGTCTCTGGAGTGCCTGTGCTTCAATGGGCAATATTTTGGGAGCATGCCTGGCTTCATCTGTTCTGCAGTATGGTTATGAGTACGCCTTTCCGGTGACCACGTCCGTGCAGTTTGCTGGTGGGATCGTCATCTTCTTTGGACTGCTAGTGTCACCAGAAGAAATTGGTCTCCTGAGTATTGAGGCAGAAGAAAACTCGGAAGAAGATTCACACAGGCCTCTTATCCATGGTGCTGAAAATGAAG ACGAGCCTAACTATTCAATCCAGGAGGATGGGGCTGTCACCCAAGTGAAGGCAATCAGCTTCCATCAGGCTTGCTGCCTTCCTGGAGTCATACCATACTCACTGGCCTATGCCTGCCTGAAGCTGGTGAATTACTCCTTTTTCTTCTGGTTGCCCTTTTATTTGAGTAACAGCTTCGGGTGGAAGGAAGCCGAAGCCAACAAGCTGTCCATTTGGTACGATGTTGGAGGCATTGTAGGTGGAACTCTGCAAGGCTTCATCTCTAATGAGCTACAGAAGAGAGCACCTGTGCTGGCCCTCAGCCTGTTCCTGGCGGTTGGGTCCCTTGTTGGTTATAGTCGCTCTCCAAACAATAAGTCCATCAATGCGCTTCTGATGACCATTACAGGGATTTTTATTGGTGGACTGTCCAATATGATTAACTTGGCTCATTCTGCAGACTTGGGTCGCCAAGAGCTGATCCAAGGGAGCAGTGAGGCTCTGGCGACTGTCACAGGAATTGTTGATGGAACTGGGAGTATCGGTGCTGCCGTGGGCCAGTATCTGGTGTCTTTGATCCAGAACAACCTGGGATGGATGTGGGTTTTCTACTTTTTCATTCTCATGACAAGTTGTACAATTCTGTTTATTTCACCATTAATAATGAAGGAAGTGTTCTCTCTTGTGCAAAGGCGACGAGCTCACATACTGAGTGAATGA